One window from the genome of Natronomonas pharaonis DSM 2160 encodes:
- a CDS encoding AAA family ATPase, which yields MRVIGTVGLAGSGKGEFAAVAEEQGVPVVTMGDVIREACRDRGLDPAEHHGEVAQSLREENGPAAIAEASLPHIESALEDAATVVVDGIRSGVEVDTFESAFGDDFTLVAIEAPFEERKDRINERGRDGDGETLAERDNRELRFGLDEALARANVRINNDGSLDAFRERAAEVLEST from the coding sequence ATGCGAGTCATCGGAACTGTCGGCTTAGCGGGAAGCGGGAAAGGCGAGTTCGCGGCCGTCGCCGAAGAGCAGGGGGTTCCCGTCGTGACGATGGGCGACGTTATCCGAGAGGCCTGCCGCGACCGCGGCCTCGACCCAGCCGAACACCACGGCGAGGTCGCACAGTCGCTTCGAGAGGAAAACGGCCCCGCAGCCATCGCCGAGGCCTCGCTGCCCCATATCGAGTCGGCGCTGGAAGACGCCGCAACCGTCGTTGTCGACGGCATCCGCTCGGGCGTCGAGGTCGACACCTTCGAGTCGGCCTTCGGCGACGATTTCACGCTCGTCGCCATCGAAGCGCCATTCGAGGAGCGAAAGGACCGTATCAACGAACGCGGCCGGGACGGCGACGGCGAGACGCTCGCCGAACGCGACAACCGCGAACTCCGGTTTGGGCTCGATGAGGCGTTGGCCCGCGCCAACGTGCGAATCAACAACGACGGCAGCCTTGACGCCTTCCGAGAGCGAGCCGCGGAGGTACTGGAATCAACATGA
- a CDS encoding aminopeptidase: protein MDARIREHATIIVDHSTEVQPGDNVVISAPSEAEDLAVALHEVVGDRGATPVYLASDSRAQRAYLKATDDDFETPTHLKALYEETDVLIRVRGEANATEQSDVPPETQAARSKAYQPVQEVALSKRWCLTQYPTQGNAQLAGMSTEGYQNFVWDAVNKDWDAQRRHQEQMVEILDPASEVRIKSGDTTDVTMSLDGMKTLNDYAEKNLPGGEVFTAPVVDSVEGEVLFDMPLYHQGREITGAHLVFEDGEVVEHSADQNEGLLTEVLNTDPGASRLGELGIGMNRDIDEFTYNMLFDEKMGDTVHMAIGRAYDECVGEDREANESAVHLDMIVDMSDDSVIEVDGEVVQRDGTFRFEDDFEA, encoded by the coding sequence ATGGACGCACGCATTCGCGAGCACGCGACTATCATCGTCGACCATTCGACGGAGGTACAGCCGGGCGACAACGTCGTCATCAGCGCTCCAAGCGAGGCCGAGGACCTCGCCGTCGCGCTCCACGAGGTCGTCGGCGACCGGGGGGCAACGCCGGTGTATCTCGCAAGCGACAGCCGCGCCCAGCGAGCCTACCTCAAGGCGACCGACGACGACTTCGAGACGCCGACCCACCTCAAGGCGCTCTACGAGGAGACTGACGTTCTCATTCGGGTCCGCGGGGAGGCCAACGCCACCGAGCAAAGCGATGTCCCGCCGGAGACGCAGGCGGCCCGCTCGAAGGCCTACCAGCCGGTACAGGAAGTCGCCCTCTCGAAGCGGTGGTGTCTCACCCAGTATCCAACGCAGGGCAACGCCCAGTTGGCTGGCATGAGCACCGAAGGCTACCAGAACTTCGTCTGGGACGCCGTCAACAAGGATTGGGACGCACAACGACGCCATCAAGAGCAGATGGTCGAGATTCTCGACCCCGCAAGCGAGGTTCGCATCAAAAGCGGCGACACGACCGACGTGACGATGTCGCTCGACGGCATGAAGACGCTCAACGACTACGCGGAAAAGAACCTCCCCGGCGGCGAAGTCTTCACGGCCCCGGTCGTCGACAGCGTCGAAGGCGAGGTGCTTTTCGACATGCCGCTGTACCATCAGGGACGGGAAATCACCGGCGCACACCTTGTCTTCGAGGACGGCGAGGTCGTCGAACACAGCGCCGACCAAAACGAGGGGCTGCTAACCGAGGTGCTCAACACCGACCCCGGAGCCAGCCGCCTCGGCGAGCTCGGCATCGGAATGAACCGCGATATCGACGAGTTCACCTACAACATGCTCTTCGACGAGAAGATGGGCGATACCGTCCACATGGCCATCGGCCGCGCCTACGACGAGTGCGTCGGCGAGGACCGCGAGGCAAACGAGTCGGCGGTACACCTAGATATGATCGTCGACATGAGCGACGACTCCGTCATCGAAGTCGACGGAGAGGTCGTCCAGCGAGACGGGACCTTCCGCTTCGAGGACGACTTCGAGGCGTAG
- a CDS encoding THUMP domain-containing class I SAM-dependent RNA methyltransferase, whose amino-acid sequence MQLLATTNGGLESVAAAELRELTGAEATRHHRGVVAFEGTVEDVYELHYRARSLHRIMAVLVDTPVAGLDDIYATTADMPVADRLPEATFGVVGTRHGTHEFTSMDVADRVGQAVIDAYREATGTRLPVDLDDPTVRLEAYLYDERFTLAVDLTGESLHRRPYRVCEHDAPLRGTLAYQLLRLADYSADDRLVDPMAGSATIPIEAALDATDAVPRPDLDPAFTVLPRFDGDRFRRRRAAHTRREAAVDITARDNQTQWRECARENREAAGFEDEVDIVAADAREASLDADCVVTNLPFGIRVTGDLRRLYSEFAERVTDGSVDRLVALTTKPGLLPLSPDEQHDIPYGRIDASVIVWRR is encoded by the coding sequence GTGCAACTGCTGGCGACGACAAACGGCGGATTGGAGTCGGTCGCGGCGGCGGAACTCCGCGAACTGACCGGCGCTGAAGCGACGCGCCACCATCGCGGCGTCGTCGCCTTTGAGGGTACTGTTGAGGATGTGTACGAACTCCACTACCGGGCCCGGTCGCTCCACCGGATTATGGCGGTGCTGGTCGACACGCCGGTTGCGGGACTCGACGATATCTATGCGACAACCGCCGACATGCCCGTTGCCGACCGGCTTCCGGAGGCGACGTTCGGCGTCGTCGGGACCCGGCACGGGACACACGAGTTCACCAGCATGGATGTCGCCGACCGGGTCGGCCAAGCGGTCATCGACGCCTACCGCGAGGCGACCGGAACACGGCTACCGGTCGACCTCGACGACCCGACGGTTCGGCTGGAGGCGTATCTCTACGACGAGCGGTTCACCCTCGCGGTCGATTTGACCGGCGAATCGCTCCATCGTCGTCCGTACCGCGTCTGTGAGCACGACGCGCCGCTCCGTGGGACGCTCGCATACCAACTGCTCCGGCTTGCAGACTACAGCGCCGACGACCGACTCGTCGACCCGATGGCCGGGTCGGCGACGATACCCATCGAGGCTGCTCTCGACGCCACCGATGCCGTCCCCCGTCCGGACCTCGACCCGGCGTTTACCGTGCTCCCACGGTTCGACGGCGACCGCTTCCGCCGTCGTCGGGCAGCCCATACCCGACGGGAGGCCGCTGTCGACATTACGGCCCGCGACAACCAAACCCAGTGGCGAGAGTGCGCCCGCGAGAACCGCGAGGCAGCCGGGTTCGAAGACGAGGTCGATATCGTCGCGGCCGACGCTCGCGAGGCCTCGCTCGATGCCGACTGTGTTGTGACGAACCTCCCGTTCGGCATCCGCGTTACGGGCGACCTCCGGCGGCTCTACAGCGAGTTCGCCGAGCGGGTGACGGACGGCAGCGTCGACCGGCTTGTCGCGCTGACGACAAAGCCCGGGTTATTGCCCCTGTCGCCCGACGAACAGCACGACATTCCGTACGGCCGTATCGACGCCTCCGTCATCGTCTGGCGACGGTAA
- a CDS encoding pyridoxamine 5'-phosphate oxidase family protein, with the protein MATWNGAWSKAEATAYLEGQTVPIRLACRTPSGGLWMLSLWYQYQDGTLACATSADADVVSFLEADDGVAFEVSDNQPPYRGVRGAGTVTISSDEEKTLLRSLLDRYVGGTDNDLGNQLLSADRKEVRLEIEPDRLYSWDFSDRMSDIDS; encoded by the coding sequence ATGGCGACCTGGAACGGCGCGTGGTCGAAGGCGGAGGCAACCGCGTATCTGGAAGGGCAGACAGTCCCGATTCGGCTCGCGTGTCGGACACCAAGCGGCGGGCTGTGGATGCTCTCGCTGTGGTACCAGTATCAGGATGGCACGCTCGCCTGTGCGACGAGTGCTGACGCCGATGTTGTCAGCTTTCTTGAGGCCGACGATGGCGTCGCCTTCGAGGTTTCGGACAACCAGCCGCCGTATCGGGGCGTTCGCGGCGCCGGCACGGTGACGATTTCGTCCGACGAAGAAAAGACGCTGCTGCGGTCGCTCTTGGACCGATACGTCGGGGGCACGGACAACGACCTCGGCAACCAGTTATTATCAGCCGACCGAAAAGAGGTGCGACTCGAAATCGAACCGGACCGCCTCTACAGCTGGGATTTTTCGGACCGTATGTCGGACATCGATAGCTAG
- a CDS encoding PAS domain S-box protein → MVRSLGPTSLLAVGDSPDSPVAAVTELVQVDGRFIIETVPDAETGLDRLGSGSFDCVVATPELPTVDVIEFLRTVRRAHPNLPVVLLTNAEADGFTERALNAGATDVVPAAAGATLLETRIENAVGRHRAAEQPQYEEIIETLPVGVYRSVLAPDGDIVGANPAMARLFRADSAADLLGTEAATLYRDEADRQRFLERLESNSIVRDMEVAAQTLDGGERWVSITAVRTTDEGRTYADGIVREIDDRKQRETELSMFRRAVEASGHSVYFTDRTGAIEYVNSAFEETTGYTAEEAVGQTPQILKSGEHGPEFYESLWETILSGEVWRDEIVNHTKHGERYVADQTIAPVEGPDGDIERFVAINIDITERKEREQTLEQFRSAVEHAGHAVLITDSKGTIEYVNDAFEEMSGYSAAEAIGQSPSILKSGEHDHDFYRRLWETVLSGDVWHGEVINERKNGGQYVVDQTIAPITDAGEITGFVAINRDITELKAYERKLEEQNERLQQYGHSVAHDLRNPLTLLKGHLDDFETVADDGPVDPETVERRCRDAREVVDRMELLIDDLLTMAEQGQRVLEFETVSLEAVADEAWEQVQTAEADLTVTDSPIEADPDRLRELLSNLFRNAIEHAGEDIAVRVGPLDFVEGFFVEDDGPGIPPDERDRVLDRGFTTDEEGTGFGLAIVEEIARAHEWTVDVTEGSEGGARFEFRPETN, encoded by the coding sequence ATGGTCCGGTCTCTCGGTCCCACGTCGTTGCTCGCTGTCGGCGACAGCCCCGACAGCCCCGTGGCCGCGGTGACCGAGCTGGTACAGGTCGACGGCCGGTTTATTATCGAGACGGTTCCCGATGCCGAAACCGGTCTCGACCGGCTCGGCTCCGGCAGTTTCGACTGTGTGGTTGCGACCCCTGAACTGCCGACCGTCGACGTTATCGAGTTCCTCCGTACGGTCCGGCGGGCACACCCGAACCTCCCTGTGGTTCTTCTCACCAACGCTGAGGCCGACGGCTTCACCGAGCGTGCCCTGAACGCGGGTGCGACGGATGTCGTTCCGGCGGCCGCCGGTGCGACGCTTCTGGAGACGCGCATCGAAAACGCCGTTGGCAGACACCGAGCAGCCGAGCAGCCCCAATACGAGGAGATTATCGAGACGCTTCCGGTCGGCGTCTACCGGAGCGTCCTCGCCCCTGACGGGGATATTGTCGGCGCGAACCCGGCGATGGCGAGGCTGTTCCGTGCCGATTCAGCTGCTGACCTACTCGGCACCGAGGCGGCTACTCTCTACCGTGACGAGGCCGACCGCCAGCGGTTCCTGGAGCGGCTCGAATCGAACAGCATCGTCCGCGACATGGAGGTGGCCGCCCAGACGCTCGATGGCGGCGAACGCTGGGTTTCGATTACCGCGGTCCGGACCACCGACGAGGGGCGCACCTACGCCGATGGTATCGTCCGCGAGATAGACGACAGAAAGCAGCGCGAGACCGAGTTGTCGATGTTCCGCCGGGCCGTCGAAGCCTCCGGTCACTCGGTGTACTTCACCGACCGGACCGGTGCAATCGAGTACGTCAACTCGGCCTTCGAGGAGACGACGGGCTACACCGCCGAGGAAGCGGTCGGACAGACGCCACAGATTCTGAAATCGGGCGAGCACGGCCCCGAGTTCTACGAGTCGCTTTGGGAGACGATTCTCTCCGGTGAGGTCTGGCGGGACGAGATTGTCAACCACACGAAGCACGGCGAGCGGTACGTCGCCGACCAGACCATCGCGCCCGTTGAAGGCCCTGACGGTGACATTGAGCGGTTCGTTGCCATCAACATCGACATTACGGAGCGAAAAGAGCGTGAACAGACGCTCGAACAGTTCCGAAGCGCCGTCGAACACGCCGGTCACGCTGTCCTCATCACCGATTCCAAGGGGACAATCGAGTACGTAAACGACGCCTTCGAAGAGATGAGTGGCTACTCCGCTGCGGAGGCTATCGGCCAGTCGCCGTCGATACTCAAATCCGGCGAACACGACCACGATTTCTACCGGCGGCTGTGGGAGACCGTGCTCTCCGGCGACGTCTGGCATGGCGAGGTAATAAACGAGCGTAAGAACGGCGGACAGTACGTTGTCGACCAAACCATTGCCCCGATTACTGATGCCGGCGAAATAACCGGCTTCGTCGCTATCAACCGCGATATCACCGAACTCAAAGCATACGAGCGAAAGCTCGAAGAGCAAAACGAGCGCCTCCAGCAGTACGGCCATTCGGTCGCTCACGACCTCCGGAACCCATTGACGCTTTTGAAGGGGCATCTCGACGACTTTGAGACGGTCGCCGACGACGGCCCAGTAGACCCTGAGACGGTCGAGCGGCGGTGTCGCGATGCCCGCGAAGTCGTCGACCGGATGGAACTGCTTATCGACGACCTTCTGACGATGGCCGAGCAGGGCCAGCGGGTCCTCGAGTTCGAGACGGTGTCACTCGAAGCCGTCGCCGATGAGGCGTGGGAGCAGGTCCAGACAGCCGAGGCCGACCTCACCGTCACGGACAGTCCCATCGAGGCCGACCCCGACCGGCTCCGCGAGCTACTCTCGAATCTGTTCCGCAACGCTATCGAACACGCCGGCGAGGATATCGCTGTCCGGGTCGGCCCGCTCGATTTCGTTGAGGGGTTCTTTGTCGAGGACGACGGTCCCGGTATTCCGCCCGACGAGCGCGACCGTGTGCTCGACCGCGGATTCACGACTGACGAGGAGGGGACCGGCTTCGGTCTCGCTATCGTCGAGGAAATCGCCCGCGCACACGAGTGGACTGTCGATGTCACTGAGGGGTCAGAAGGCGGCGCGCGCTTCGAGTTCCGCCCGGAAACGAACTGA
- a CDS encoding RNA-binding domain-containing protein — MIYSVDVQITAPVNETEVTDRVADAIENLFPEAEIESHPGELMGTGHSMETFSERLHEQAILDSARGAFFSDLEGDTFSFRLKKQAAFQGVINFAVGSESELGDIHVRVKVNEPDAETYIDSVAPPTEDGAPVE, encoded by the coding sequence ATGATATACAGCGTCGACGTTCAGATTACCGCGCCAGTCAACGAAACGGAAGTCACAGACCGCGTCGCCGACGCAATAGAGAACCTCTTTCCGGAGGCCGAAATCGAGTCCCACCCCGGCGAGTTGATGGGAACCGGCCACTCGATGGAGACGTTCTCCGAGCGGCTCCACGAGCAGGCTATTCTCGATTCGGCCCGCGGAGCCTTCTTTTCGGACCTCGAAGGCGATACGTTCAGCTTCCGGCTGAAGAAACAGGCGGCATTTCAGGGCGTCATCAACTTCGCGGTCGGCAGCGAAAGCGAGCTGGGCGATATCCACGTCCGGGTAAAGGTCAACGAACCGGACGCGGAGACGTATATCGACTCCGTCGCGCCGCCGACGGAGGACGGAGCGCCTGTCGAGTAG
- a CDS encoding alpha/beta hydrolase: MADAPDDQLQPILDLLADAPALEHLGVDGARQQFEALGSFAPTYDVHDEVDITIPGPDGDLDARVFRAAAEARPTLLYFHGGGFVVGSIDTHANICQRLAEQSGWHVVSVAYRLAPEHPFPAALEDACAAAEWVADNPDAVGSDGTLAVGGDSAGGNLAAGVSLLARDTREDSGSDLPDIAHQVLYYPVCGSPLAHYESRESSETGYFLEQSTMEWFHDQYVQSPVHNRNEYLAPLLVDDYTGLPSATVVTAGLDPLRDEGCAYAEALDDDGVDVFHAHYDSMVHGFVSFLGMVAAADDAVRATVSGLDAAID; this comes from the coding sequence ATGGCCGACGCTCCCGACGACCAGTTGCAGCCGATTCTCGACCTCCTTGCGGACGCGCCGGCGCTCGAACACCTCGGCGTTGACGGTGCCCGCCAGCAGTTCGAGGCGCTGGGGTCGTTTGCGCCCACCTACGACGTCCACGACGAGGTCGACATCACAATCCCCGGGCCGGACGGCGACCTCGACGCTCGCGTCTTCCGTGCGGCTGCCGAAGCGCGGCCGACGCTGCTGTATTTCCACGGCGGCGGCTTCGTCGTCGGCAGCATCGACACGCACGCGAACATCTGCCAGCGCCTCGCCGAACAGAGCGGCTGGCACGTCGTCTCCGTTGCGTACCGCCTCGCGCCGGAGCATCCGTTCCCGGCGGCGCTCGAAGACGCCTGTGCGGCCGCCGAGTGGGTCGCCGACAACCCGGATGCGGTCGGCAGCGACGGGACGCTCGCGGTCGGTGGCGACAGTGCCGGTGGCAACCTTGCGGCCGGTGTTTCGCTGCTGGCGCGCGACACTCGTGAGGACAGCGGAAGCGACCTGCCGGATATCGCCCATCAAGTGCTCTACTATCCGGTCTGTGGGTCACCGCTGGCACACTACGAGAGCCGCGAATCGTCCGAGACCGGGTATTTTCTCGAACAGAGTACGATGGAGTGGTTCCACGACCAGTACGTCCAATCGCCGGTCCACAACCGAAACGAGTATCTCGCCCCGCTTTTGGTCGATGACTACACCGGGCTTCCGTCGGCGACAGTCGTGACCGCCGGCCTCGACCCGCTCCGCGATGAGGGCTGTGCCTACGCTGAAGCGCTCGACGACGACGGTGTCGATGTCTTTCACGCCCATTATGACTCGATGGTTCATGGGTTCGTGAGCTTCCTCGGGATGGTAGCGGCCGCCGACGATGCCGTCCGGGCGACTGTTTCAGGACTCGACGCCGCCATCGACTGA
- a CDS encoding DUF5788 family protein produces MQEYQRKQLLERIDREGATLGVDIPDRIEIQGEEVELREFVFEIKRRETVPAGERERVEQAKRNLRRERLERKERIEEGEIPFEEGERLADAIVGIDRALEALESLGPESVEAEAKRQQAADKKRWMDFLKKALGHDDDGPQVGRR; encoded by the coding sequence GTGCAGGAGTACCAGCGCAAGCAGCTCCTCGAACGCATCGACCGCGAGGGGGCTACCCTCGGGGTCGACATCCCCGACCGTATCGAGATACAGGGCGAGGAGGTCGAGCTCCGGGAGTTCGTCTTCGAAATCAAACGCCGGGAGACGGTTCCGGCCGGCGAAAGAGAGCGCGTCGAACAGGCAAAACGGAACCTCCGGCGCGAGCGGCTCGAACGCAAAGAACGCATCGAGGAGGGTGAGATTCCGTTCGAGGAGGGCGAGCGGCTGGCCGACGCCATCGTCGGCATCGACCGAGCGCTCGAAGCACTGGAGAGCCTCGGCCCCGAAAGCGTCGAGGCGGAGGCAAAGCGGCAGCAAGCCGCCGACAAAAAGCGCTGGATGGACTTCCTGAAGAAGGCCCTCGGACACGACGACGACGGGCCGCAGGTGGGGAGACGATGA
- the radA gene encoding DNA repair and recombination protein RadA has protein sequence MAATTADLEELPGVGPATADKLRENGYDSYQSIAVASPAELSNTADIGESNANDIIQAAREAADIGGFETGADVLDRREQIGKLEWLIPEIDEMLGGGVETQSITEVYGEFGAGKSQVTHQLAVNVQLPEEAGGLHGRCVFVDSEDTFRPERIDEMVRGLPEDVIEAALEEREIDGNPDDEETMEELVQSFLDKIHVAKAFNSNHQILLAEKAQEIAAEHEEGDYPVRLLCVDSLTAHFRAEYVGRGELADRQQKLNKHLHDIDRVGNLYNAATVVTNQVQSNPDAFFGDPTKPIGGNILGHKSTFRMYLKKSKGDKRIVKLVDAPNLPDGEAVMRVENDGLKPE, from the coding sequence ATGGCAGCAACCACAGCGGACCTCGAAGAGCTCCCGGGCGTTGGCCCGGCGACAGCCGACAAACTCCGTGAGAACGGATACGACTCGTATCAGAGCATCGCCGTCGCCAGCCCAGCAGAACTCTCGAACACCGCTGACATCGGTGAATCGAACGCCAACGACATCATTCAGGCCGCCCGTGAAGCGGCCGACATCGGCGGCTTCGAAACCGGGGCTGACGTTCTCGACCGGCGCGAACAGATCGGCAAGCTCGAGTGGCTCATCCCCGAAATCGACGAGATGCTCGGCGGTGGCGTCGAGACCCAATCGATTACCGAAGTGTACGGCGAGTTCGGGGCCGGCAAGTCGCAGGTCACCCACCAGCTTGCCGTCAACGTCCAGCTCCCCGAGGAAGCCGGCGGTCTCCACGGTCGCTGTGTCTTCGTCGACAGCGAGGACACGTTCCGGCCGGAGCGTATCGACGAGATGGTCCGCGGCCTCCCGGAGGACGTCATCGAGGCCGCACTGGAAGAGCGAGAAATCGACGGCAATCCCGACGACGAGGAGACGATGGAGGAGCTCGTCCAGTCGTTCCTCGACAAGATACACGTCGCGAAGGCGTTCAACTCCAACCACCAGATTCTGCTGGCCGAAAAGGCACAGGAAATCGCCGCCGAGCACGAGGAGGGCGACTACCCTGTCCGCCTGCTCTGTGTTGACTCGCTGACCGCGCACTTCCGAGCGGAGTACGTTGGCCGCGGCGAACTGGCCGACCGACAACAGAAGCTCAACAAGCACCTCCACGACATCGACCGGGTCGGCAATCTCTACAACGCCGCGACGGTCGTGACAAACCAGGTGCAGTCGAACCCGGATGCCTTCTTCGGTGACCCGACAAAGCCCATCGGCGGCAACATCCTCGGACACAAGTCGACCTTCCGAATGTACCTGAAGAAATCGAAGGGCGACAAGCGCATCGTCAAACTGGTCGACGCGCCGAACCTTCCGGACGGAGAAGCCGTCATGCGGGTCGAGAACGACGGCCTGAAGCCGGAGTAA
- a CDS encoding nucleoside recognition protein, producing the protein MEPSVGALLLGEVLPRILTIAAAIAIGVAFANLLVAFGAIQYIAALSKPLTGPANLPDEVGSAILTTAASTTAGYGMLAEYRDSGLLDDRATLVAVTINTFFGFVQHIFTFYAPVLIPILGLKVGVLYVSMRAGISLAITATGVLAGALLLSSRNVTPGAMSDGDSDTETPGGDSSPTREKLLDAGRSGLEKTWEILPRLAIVYTLVVVGTTYYDLESLTGGAADPLAALTGLPSAAVPVIVVYAFDTTSGALTIAPLIEDGVFTARTAVATMLIGGIVSFTVSTFKRSIPFQYGIWGAEFGTKVIIVNTSLKVLWIAIAVTLLLAF; encoded by the coding sequence ATGGAGCCATCGGTCGGCGCGCTGCTGCTCGGCGAGGTACTGCCGCGGATTCTGACCATTGCGGCGGCCATCGCTATCGGCGTCGCCTTCGCGAACCTCCTCGTGGCGTTCGGCGCTATCCAGTATATCGCGGCGCTTTCGAAGCCGCTGACCGGCCCGGCGAACCTTCCGGACGAAGTCGGCAGCGCCATCCTGACGACCGCGGCGTCGACGACAGCCGGCTACGGAATGTTGGCGGAGTACCGGGATTCGGGCTTGCTCGACGACCGCGCGACCCTCGTTGCCGTCACCATCAACACGTTCTTCGGCTTCGTCCAGCACATCTTTACCTTCTATGCGCCGGTCCTCATCCCCATTCTCGGCCTCAAGGTCGGCGTTCTGTATGTTAGCATGCGGGCCGGCATCTCGCTGGCTATCACCGCGACCGGCGTGCTCGCCGGGGCGCTGTTGCTCTCTTCGCGGAACGTCACCCCTGGTGCGATGTCCGATGGCGATTCGGACACTGAGACGCCGGGCGGCGATTCGTCGCCGACGCGTGAGAAACTCCTTGATGCTGGCCGGAGCGGCCTCGAAAAGACCTGGGAGATTCTGCCACGGCTCGCAATCGTCTACACGCTCGTCGTCGTGGGGACGACCTACTACGACCTCGAGTCGCTGACCGGCGGTGCGGCTGACCCGCTGGCAGCGCTGACCGGGCTTCCGTCCGCAGCGGTGCCGGTTATCGTGGTCTATGCGTTCGACACGACAAGCGGCGCGCTCACCATCGCGCCGCTCATCGAGGACGGCGTCTTCACCGCGCGGACGGCCGTGGCGACGATGCTCATCGGCGGTATCGTCTCGTTTACCGTCTCGACGTTCAAACGGTCGATTCCCTTCCAGTACGGTATCTGGGGGGCGGAGTTCGGTACGAAGGTTATTATCGTCAACACGTCGCTGAAGGTGCTGTGGATAGCCATCGCCGTGACGCTGCTTTTGGCGTTCTGA
- a CDS encoding ribonuclease catalytic domain-containing protein — protein MTDRDEQAYAGTAEGKGPVQIDEELARHLKNKREELFEEFEIRDEFPSEVLQEAEERAEDPEGDIVDELEERRDLRDLTTWTTDPADAQDFDDAISVKRTDDGYRLWVHIADVTHYVTPETAMWDEALERANTVYLPAYTTHMLPPVLAETVCSLVPNEDRLAHTVEMHIDGETLSHESIDIYKSVIHSDARQTYNDCEDRLDDEDAPLHEENQLAYELAEKLHEQRKEDGSLVLNPKRDRAHTIIEECMLKANKAVTHTLQWDRGVEAMFRVHPQPTPDEWNEALQEIQDLDGVSIPGEAWEDPRKAVNATLEEAPRRQLDKIQWAVMKVMPRAKYMSDPFGGHHALNFEIYGHFTSPIRRLSDLVNHWIIYTNEVPEGIADLCDHASDKQKDGETCERIYKDFLEEVGLDPHAVNNRGVEVVDDPEDADHTA, from the coding sequence ATGACCGACCGCGACGAGCAGGCGTACGCCGGCACGGCGGAAGGGAAAGGCCCCGTCCAAATCGACGAGGAACTTGCCCGTCATCTAAAAAACAAGCGCGAGGAACTCTTCGAGGAGTTCGAGATACGCGACGAATTCCCCAGCGAAGTCCTCCAAGAAGCCGAAGAACGGGCCGAAGACCCCGAAGGCGACATTGTGGACGAACTCGAAGAGCGCCGCGACCTCCGCGATTTGACGACGTGGACGACGGACCCGGCCGATGCACAGGACTTCGACGACGCTATCTCCGTCAAGCGTACCGACGACGGCTATCGCCTGTGGGTCCACATCGCCGATGTTACCCACTACGTTACCCCAGAAACGGCGATGTGGGACGAAGCGCTCGAACGGGCCAACACGGTCTATCTGCCGGCCTACACCACCCATATGTTGCCGCCGGTGCTTGCCGAGACCGTCTGTTCGCTCGTGCCTAACGAGGACCGCCTCGCACACACTGTCGAAATGCACATCGACGGCGAGACGCTTTCACACGAATCGATTGACATCTACAAATCCGTCATCCACTCTGACGCTCGACAGACGTACAACGACTGTGAGGACCGCCTCGATGACGAAGACGCACCGCTCCATGAGGAAAACCAACTGGCCTACGAGCTGGCCGAGAAGCTCCACGAACAGCGGAAAGAAGACGGCTCGCTGGTGTTGAACCCCAAGCGGGACCGCGCCCACACGATTATCGAAGAGTGTATGCTGAAAGCCAATAAGGCGGTCACCCACACCCTCCAGTGGGACCGGGGAGTCGAAGCGATGTTCCGGGTCCATCCGCAGCCGACGCCTGACGAGTGGAACGAGGCGCTCCAAGAGATCCAAGACCTCGACGGCGTCTCGATCCCCGGCGAAGCCTGGGAGGACCCCCGAAAGGCCGTTAACGCGACGCTTGAAGAGGCTCCGCGACGCCAACTCGACAAGATTCAGTGGGCCGTCATGAAGGTCATGCCGCGCGCGAAGTACATGTCCGACCCCTTCGGCGGCCACCACGCGCTGAACTTCGAAATCTACGGCCACTTTACCTCGCCCATTCGGCGGCTCTCCGATCTGGTCAATCACTGGATTATCTACACCAACGAGGTCCCGGAGGGCATCGCCGACCTCTGTGACCACGCCAGCGACAAGCAAAAGGACGGCGAGACCTGCGAGCGAATCTACAAGGACTTCCTCGAAGAGGTCGGCCTCGACCCCCACGCGGTCAACAACCGCGGCGTTGAGGTCGTCGACGACCCCGAAGACGCCGACCACACCGCCTAG